In Prochlorococcus marinus CUG1415, the sequence TGGTTAGACTTGTAAAGATCGCAGCTGGTACAAATATCTAAAATGAAATTTAGGAAATTTTTAATAATAAAAATATTTTTTATTTTAATAAGTTCTCAATTAGTTTTTAATGTTTCAAAAGCTAATTCTGCTGAAGAAATTAAAATTATATACAGCATATTTTCTAGAACAATTAAAGTAGATTCATTAAAAACATTTGCTGAAAAAGGTAACTCAACAAAAAAATTAAAACGAATTTTAAAAGCCACTGGTTCTCCTGATAAAGAAATTAGATCAGTATTAAATAAAAATTTTGAAATCCCTATTACGATTGCAAGCAAATTAGTATATTCAGAAATAGGGAATATTATTTTAAGAAGAGTTTCATCTATTATCCACCCGCCCAAAGCAAATGATGAAAGAACAGGTATGTTAGCTCTTAGAGCAAGTGTAATTCAAGGTATTAACAGAGGAAATGGGCAAATAAATCTTATAAACTTTTTTGAAGGATATCCAACAAAAACTGTTATTTTAGATGTTAACGCTTTGAGCAAAGTTATGAATAAAGTAGAATCAATTTCAGAATTATTAGACTTTTTTACAAATTCTCCTCTAGAAAAAATTAAAACGAATTAATCAACCATGGTGTTATTAAATAAAATCAAAAATAAATTGCGTATAAATTACAGAAAAAAAAGATGGCCAGGACTCATCGAAGCTTACAAACAATATCTTCCAGTTACAAAAAAAACCCCTATTATTTCCCTAAAAGAGGGAAATACACCACTAATTTTTAGTGACTCAATTAGTAATTTAATTGGAAATGGAACAAAGGTTTTTTTAAA encodes:
- a CDS encoding alpha/beta hydrolase; its protein translation is MKFRKFLIIKIFFILISSQLVFNVSKANSAEEIKIIYSIFSRTIKVDSLKTFAEKGNSTKKLKRILKATGSPDKEIRSVLNKNFEIPITIASKLVYSEIGNIILRRVSSIIHPPKANDERTGMLALRASVIQGINRGNGQINLINFFEGYPTKTVILDVNALSKVMNKVESISELLDFFTNSPLEKIKTN